From the Desulfovibrio psychrotolerans genome, one window contains:
- a CDS encoding hemagglutinin repeat-containing protein has product MSTSASASLTGGLSVTQTREHTETETPVTSTVYAGNNVALKADEDITIQGAQVYAGNDVALEAGRDLTIESATGGMRYSTDSVSASAGGGIKANVGANGVGAGANAYASLSGSGSDYESTYHRNAAVV; this is encoded by the coding sequence TTGAGCACCTCTGCCAGCGCCTCTCTTACCGGCGGTCTTTCCGTTACCCAGACAAGGGAGCATACGGAGACAGAAACGCCTGTTACCTCGACCGTATATGCCGGTAACAATGTAGCCCTGAAGGCGGATGAGGATATCACCATTCAGGGTGCGCAGGTGTATGCGGGCAATGACGTAGCACTGGAAGCCGGGCGTGACCTGACCATAGAATCTGCCACCGGGGGCATGCGCTACAGCACAGATAGCGTGTCCGCATCTGCGGGTGGGGGGATAAAGGCCAATGTGGGGGCAAACGGTGTGGGCGCGGGGGCAAATGCCTATGCCTCGCTCAGCGGCTCGGGCAGTGACTATGAATCTACCTATCATCGCAATGCCGCTGTGGTG